The Triticum dicoccoides isolate Atlit2015 ecotype Zavitan chromosome 6A, WEW_v2.0, whole genome shotgun sequence genome has a window encoding:
- the LOC119315939 gene encoding prolyl endopeptidase-like: MQDAYARFDKGCMNLAPTWNTKCATGKMSISGIKINSNENDAMEQNDVLSETNILICYMPKTELRMRRYDMMNKGTTMRSLATGELLHGIPTDIGSVNGITGRRGDSEVFVEFSSFLTPGIIYRCDLSSRAPKMSIYREITVPGFDRTDFEAKQVFYPSKDVTKIPMFVVSRKKIVLDGSHPALLFGYGGFGMSMTPQFSAARVILMRNLGFVTCVANIRGGGEYGEDWHKAGSLANKQNCFDDFIAAGEFLMSAGYTSPSRLYIEGGSNGGLLVAACINQRPGLFGCALAHVGVMDMLRFHKFTIGRAWACDFGCSEKEEEFHWLPVRS; the protein is encoded by the exons atgcaggatgcatatgcaagatttgacaagggatgcatgaacctggccccaacttggaataccaagtgtgccactggaaagatgag catttcgggcatcaagattaactcaaatgaaaatgatgcaatggaacaaaatgatgtactctctgagacaaacattttgatatgctatatgcccaaaacggagctacggatgaggagatacgacatgatgaacaaggGCACCACG ATGAGGAGCCTGGCCACCGGAGAGCTGCTCCACGGCATACCCACCGACATAGGCAGCGTCAACGGGATCACCGGTAGGCGTGGCGACTCCGAGGTGTTCGTTGAGTTCTCGAGCTTCCTCACTCCGGGGATCATCTACAGGTGTGATCTCAGCTCCAGGGCTCCTAAGATGAGCATATACAGAGAGATCACCGTCCCGGGCTTCGATCGCACGGATTTCGAAGCAAAGCAG GTGTTTTACCCGAGCAAGGACGTGACCAAGATCCCGATGTTCGTGGTGTCGAGGAAGAAGATCGTCCTGGACGGGTCGCACCCGGCGCTGCTCTTTGGCTACGGCGGGTTCGGCATGAGCATGACGCCGCAGTTCAGCGCGGCCCGCGTCATCCTCATGAGGAACCTGGGGTTCGTGACGTGCGTCGCCAACATCCGGGGCGGCGGCGAGTACGGGGAGGACTGGCACAAGGCCGGCTCGCTCGCGAACAAGCAGAACTGCTTCGAcgacttcatcgccgccggtgagttCCTCATGTCCGCCGGGTACACGAGCCCGAGCCGGCTGTACATCGAAGGCGGGAGCAACGGCGGCCTCCTGGTCGCCGCCTGCATCAACCAG CGGCCCGGTCTCTTCGGCTGTGCTCTGGCTCACGTCGGTGTCATGGACATGCTTCGGTTCCACAAGTTCACCATAG GTCGTGCATGGGCTTGCGATTTCGGCTgctcggagaaggaggaggaattcCACTGgctgccagtccgg TCATAA